A genomic window from Pseudonocardia broussonetiae includes:
- a CDS encoding sigma-54-dependent Fis family transcriptional regulator: protein MRSGVERVGVEIPGGPGIDRPVRLLRSAEPVIERLGRRLEGQPLVIILADAEARVVALRACRAEVRDWCDCLHIVPGCRLAEETIGTNAIGCAVEERRPFVVVGPEHYRVNLQGFSARAVPVRHPVTGVLKGVLALACRTEDDSVLMLPLVEDAAARIETDLGDDATRLERRLLDRFLQITRRSTAAVVCLNRDLLISSTLAGPLVSPVDQPFLWDWASRKLADRDEYCGELRLSGSVVVQARCTTVREDDQEAGILIEMRPGPATLTAVGARRPVTSGTTGEGPVPGRSAAAERVRRELTAVARSQGPILITGEPGTGKAFLARHLHDRTGLPGTVTVLETGQCIDDPLAWFERLRAALAIPGTLVLRQIDELPVEFAPRAVGLVERADGHPIQVIATARLTNGEDAMTRLRDCFPARLQLPPLRKRAEDVADIARVLVRDLTRRSPVPRLEPATVQNLMGQVWPGNIRELRAVLSSALLRSVRRDIAIEHLPPEYRSAPIRHRLTSLQRVEREALLNALEDSGGNKQAAAELLGIARSTLYRKIRTLGIDGRCLSG, encoded by the coding sequence GTGCGCAGCGGGGTGGAGCGCGTCGGAGTCGAGATCCCGGGTGGCCCCGGCATCGATCGCCCGGTTCGCCTCCTGCGGTCGGCCGAGCCCGTGATCGAGAGGCTCGGGCGGCGGCTCGAAGGGCAGCCACTGGTGATCATCCTGGCCGACGCGGAAGCGCGGGTCGTCGCCCTCAGGGCCTGCCGGGCGGAGGTGCGCGACTGGTGCGACTGCCTGCACATCGTCCCCGGCTGCAGGCTGGCCGAGGAGACCATCGGGACCAACGCGATCGGGTGCGCCGTGGAGGAGCGGCGCCCGTTCGTGGTGGTCGGTCCCGAGCACTACCGGGTCAACCTCCAGGGGTTCAGCGCACGGGCGGTGCCGGTCAGGCATCCGGTGACCGGCGTACTCAAGGGGGTGCTCGCCCTGGCCTGCCGGACCGAGGACGACAGCGTCCTGATGCTGCCCCTCGTCGAGGACGCCGCGGCGCGGATCGAGACCGACCTCGGCGACGACGCCACCCGGCTGGAGCGGCGGTTGCTGGACCGCTTCCTGCAGATCACGCGCCGCTCCACAGCAGCGGTGGTCTGCCTGAACCGTGACCTGCTCATCAGCAGCACCCTTGCCGGGCCGCTGGTGAGCCCGGTGGACCAGCCGTTCCTCTGGGACTGGGCGTCGCGCAAGCTCGCCGACCGTGACGAGTACTGCGGCGAGCTGCGGCTGTCCGGCAGCGTCGTCGTGCAGGCCCGGTGCACCACCGTCCGGGAGGACGACCAAGAGGCCGGCATTCTCATCGAGATGCGGCCGGGTCCGGCCACCCTGACCGCCGTCGGCGCGCGGCGCCCCGTCACGAGCGGCACGACCGGCGAGGGCCCGGTGCCCGGGCGCAGTGCCGCGGCCGAGCGCGTCCGCCGCGAACTCACGGCCGTGGCACGGTCCCAGGGACCGATCCTGATCACCGGGGAGCCGGGCACGGGCAAGGCCTTTCTGGCCCGCCACCTCCACGACCGCACGGGCCTGCCCGGCACCGTGACTGTGCTCGAGACGGGGCAATGCATCGACGACCCGCTTGCGTGGTTCGAGCGGCTGCGGGCGGCTCTCGCCATCCCGGGCACACTGGTGCTGCGGCAGATCGACGAGTTGCCCGTCGAGTTCGCTCCGCGCGCGGTCGGCCTGGTCGAACGAGCCGACGGGCACCCGATCCAGGTCATTGCGACCGCCCGGCTGACCAACGGCGAGGACGCCATGACGCGGCTGCGCGACTGCTTCCCGGCGCGGCTGCAGCTGCCCCCGCTGCGCAAGCGGGCCGAGGACGTCGCCGACATCGCGAGGGTGCTCGTTCGCGATCTCACCCGACGCTCGCCTGTGCCCCGGCTGGAGCCGGCCACGGTCCAGAACCTGATGGGCCAGGTTTGGCCGGGCAACATCCGCGAGCTTCGCGCGGTGCTGAGCAGCGCGCTGCTCCGGTCGGTCCGCCGCGACATCGCGATCGAGCACCTCCCGCCGGAGTACCGCTCGGCGCCGATCAGGCACCGGCTGACCTCACTCCAGCGGGTCGAGCGAGAGGCGCTGCTCAACGCGCTCGAGGACAGCGGCGGCAACAAGCAGGCTGCGGCCGAACTGCTCGGCATCGCCCGCTCCACGCTGTACCGCAAGATCAGGACCCTGGGGATCGACGGGCGATGCCTGAGCGGTTGA
- a CDS encoding acyl-CoA dehydrogenase family protein, with the protein MTTTQATVAEVRSEVRRFLADELAAGSFRPSCDAWIQGHSAEFSRRLGQRGWLGMTWPRRYGGGGRSALERFTVIEELLAAGAPVAAHWIADRQTGPLLLRSGTEQQKQRFLPLIAQGRLFIAAGMSEPDSGSDLASVRTRAVPTATGWRVNGRKVWTSHAHRSHFLLALVRTEARDDDRHAGLSQLLIGLDSPGVTVRTIGAMTGESHFTEVTLDDVDVPAEQVVGRAGDGWRGVVSELAHERSGPERYLSTFPLLTELVSGGATDGETSLADVGSATARLWALRSLSLQVQDLLERGQPTDTAAALVKDLGTRLEGDIIDITRRAAHRRPGRTGGAALSELLGAAQLAAPSFTLRGGTNEILRGLIARGLEA; encoded by the coding sequence ATGACGACAACGCAGGCGACCGTCGCCGAGGTCCGTAGCGAGGTGCGCCGGTTCCTCGCCGACGAACTCGCCGCGGGGTCGTTCCGGCCGTCCTGCGACGCCTGGATCCAGGGTCACTCCGCGGAGTTCAGCCGCAGGCTCGGCCAACGGGGCTGGCTCGGGATGACCTGGCCGCGGCGCTACGGCGGCGGCGGGCGTTCGGCGCTCGAGCGGTTCACGGTGATCGAGGAGCTGCTCGCCGCGGGCGCGCCGGTGGCCGCGCACTGGATCGCGGACCGTCAGACCGGGCCGCTGCTGCTGCGCTCGGGCACCGAGCAGCAGAAACAGCGGTTCCTGCCCCTCATCGCGCAGGGACGGTTGTTCATCGCCGCCGGTATGAGCGAGCCGGACAGCGGTTCGGATCTCGCGTCGGTCCGGACCCGCGCCGTCCCGACCGCGACGGGCTGGCGGGTCAACGGGCGCAAGGTCTGGACCAGCCACGCGCATCGGAGCCATTTCCTGCTCGCGCTCGTCCGCACCGAGGCGCGGGACGACGACCGGCATGCCGGGCTCAGCCAGCTGCTGATCGGGCTCGACTCCCCCGGCGTGACGGTGCGGACGATCGGGGCGATGACCGGCGAGTCCCACTTCACCGAGGTCACCCTCGACGACGTCGACGTGCCGGCCGAGCAGGTGGTCGGCCGGGCCGGGGACGGATGGCGCGGGGTGGTGTCGGAGCTGGCGCACGAGCGCAGCGGCCCCGAGCGCTACCTCAGCACGTTCCCACTGCTGACCGAGCTGGTGTCCGGCGGCGCGACCGACGGCGAGACCTCACTGGCCGATGTCGGCTCGGCGACCGCGCGGCTCTGGGCTCTTCGCTCGTTGTCACTGCAGGTGCAGGACCTCCTTGAACGGGGCCAGCCGACGGACACCGCGGCAGCGCTGGTGAAGGACCTCGGCACACGCCTGGAAGGCGACATCATCGACATCACGCGACGAGCGGCCCACCGCAGGCCGGGCCGGACTGGTGGCGCCGCGCTGTCCGAGCTGCTGGGCGCGGCTCAGCTCGCCGCGCCGTCGTTCACCCTGCGCGGCGGGACCAACGAGATCCTGCGCGGGCTGATCGCGCGCGGACTGGAGGCCTGA
- a CDS encoding LLM class flavin-dependent oxidoreductase, protein MKFIYFMLPALPATESEREALRPIGHKTEKWQQMLTEVRELAKMADDYGFEAICFPEHHLHTEGMEMGGPSSLYLDVAHHTKNIKVGPVGYVLPSHNPVKLAIDTAWLDQMTQGRTVVGMARGYQERWFNAMTQLLPVQTATSDASERDKLNRELFEEVYRILKLAWKDEPFNYDGKFYKFPFPYPASPWKAGDYTRRFGADGEMGEDGLLHNISVVPKPYQKPHPKLFQAFSMSENTIRWTAREGISPVILTSIPEDYRKMVEAYQDEAGQHGRDLALGEDTGVLRSVHFGRNKDEAMRQAQRGVSGTGWREFWGHHGFYEVFRRAGETGDVPQTIERMEESHYLYAGEPNAVADKIHELADNGNPEYFVWWSDQGMLPFNEVRRNLQLFGEKIMPQFPG, encoded by the coding sequence GTGAAGTTCATCTATTTCATGCTCCCGGCACTTCCGGCGACGGAGAGCGAACGGGAGGCACTGCGCCCGATCGGCCACAAGACCGAGAAGTGGCAGCAGATGCTCACCGAGGTGCGTGAGCTGGCCAAGATGGCCGACGACTACGGCTTCGAGGCGATCTGCTTCCCCGAGCACCACCTGCACACCGAGGGCATGGAGATGGGTGGGCCGAGCTCGCTCTACCTCGATGTCGCGCACCACACCAAGAACATCAAGGTCGGCCCGGTCGGTTACGTGCTGCCCAGCCACAACCCGGTCAAGCTGGCCATCGACACAGCGTGGCTGGACCAGATGACGCAGGGCCGGACCGTCGTCGGCATGGCGCGCGGCTATCAGGAGCGCTGGTTCAACGCGATGACGCAGCTGCTACCGGTTCAGACCGCGACCAGCGACGCGAGCGAGCGCGACAAGCTCAATCGCGAGCTGTTCGAGGAGGTCTACCGGATCCTCAAGCTGGCCTGGAAGGACGAGCCGTTCAACTACGACGGGAAGTTCTACAAGTTCCCGTTCCCGTACCCGGCCTCCCCCTGGAAGGCGGGCGACTACACCCGCCGGTTCGGTGCGGACGGCGAGATGGGTGAGGACGGCCTGCTGCACAACATCTCCGTCGTGCCCAAGCCGTACCAGAAGCCGCACCCCAAGCTGTTCCAGGCGTTCTCGATGAGCGAGAACACGATCCGTTGGACAGCCCGTGAGGGGATCAGCCCGGTCATCCTCACCTCGATCCCCGAGGACTACCGCAAGATGGTCGAGGCCTACCAGGACGAGGCGGGTCAGCACGGCCGTGACCTCGCACTCGGTGAGGACACCGGAGTACTGCGGTCCGTCCACTTCGGACGCAACAAGGACGAGGCGATGCGCCAGGCGCAGCGCGGGGTGTCGGGTACCGGCTGGCGAGAGTTCTGGGGCCACCACGGCTTCTACGAGGTCTTCCGGCGCGCCGGCGAGACTGGTGACGTCCCCCAGACGATCGAGCGCATGGAGGAGTCGCACTACCTCTACGCAGGCGAGCCGAACGCGGTGGCCGACAAGATCCACGAGCTGGCCGACAACGGCAACCCGGAGTACTTCGTCTGGTGGTCCGACCAGGGCATGTTGCCCTTCAACGAGGTCCGGCGGAACCTGCAGCTCTTCGGCGAGAAGATCATGCCCCAGTTCCCCGGCTGA
- a CDS encoding FadR/GntR family transcriptional regulator → MSEVIARELASHIVDAKLPAGSVLPTEKEMIESFDVGRSTIREALRLLETRNVITLRPGPGGGPVVRRPRPEDLSEALSLILQFEDASLDDVMQARRALEPTIARLAATRITEADLDLMERTVRVVLESPDPEVFQEQNRIFHSTLSRAACSVVLQVFVESLGSVADGIAGGVTYSPRRYVAAAHAHTRIIEALRANDADCAEQLMRNHLDEADGYWHKKHRDLVSRPVLWRR, encoded by the coding sequence ATGTCCGAGGTCATCGCCCGCGAACTGGCGAGCCACATCGTGGACGCCAAGCTCCCGGCTGGCAGCGTCCTGCCCACCGAGAAGGAGATGATCGAGAGCTTTGACGTCGGACGCTCCACCATCCGGGAGGCGCTGCGACTGCTGGAGACCCGGAACGTCATCACGCTGCGTCCGGGGCCCGGCGGAGGGCCGGTTGTGCGCCGCCCCCGCCCGGAGGACCTGAGCGAGGCCCTCAGCCTCATCCTGCAGTTCGAGGACGCCTCGCTCGACGACGTGATGCAGGCGCGGCGCGCGCTCGAGCCCACGATCGCCCGGCTGGCGGCCACCCGGATCACCGAAGCGGACCTGGACCTCATGGAGCGGACCGTCCGCGTGGTCCTGGAGAGCCCCGATCCCGAGGTGTTCCAGGAGCAGAACCGGATCTTTCATTCGACGCTGTCGCGAGCCGCGTGCAGTGTCGTGCTTCAGGTGTTCGTCGAGAGTCTCGGCAGCGTCGCCGACGGTATCGCGGGCGGTGTCACCTACTCGCCACGGCGCTACGTCGCGGCGGCCCACGCACACACTCGCATCATCGAGGCCCTCCGGGCCAACGACGCGGACTGCGCCGAGCAGTTGATGCGCAACCACCTGGACGAGGCCGACGGCTACTGGCACAAGAAGCACAGGGACCTGGTGTCACGCCCGGTGCTGTGGCGGCGTTGA
- a CDS encoding IS110 family transposase, with protein sequence MPHSPTTDHPSEPATALPATALPATVLPEFPPGGLTAGVDWATADHAVAVVNDKGTVIEQYLVDAGGAGLRELVGRLRRAGVAEVAIERGDGQVVDALLAAGLTVVVDQPQPGP encoded by the coding sequence ATGCCGCACTCCCCCACCACCGACCACCCCTCGGAGCCAGCGACAGCGCTGCCGGCGACAGCGCTGCCGGCGACAGTGCTGCCGGAGTTCCCACCCGGCGGGCTGACCGCCGGCGTGGACTGGGCCACCGCCGATCACGCCGTCGCCGTGGTGAACGACAAGGGCACCGTCATCGAGCAGTACCTCGTCGACGCCGGCGGTGCCGGGCTCCGCGAGCTCGTCGGACGGCTGCGCCGCGCCGGTGTCGCCGAGGTCGCGATCGAACGCGGTGACGGCCAGGTCGTCGACGCCCTGCTCGCCGCCGGCCTGACCGTCGTGGTGGATCAGCCCCAACCAGGTCCATAA
- a CDS encoding alpha/beta fold hydrolase, with product MRLSEFATSRHRKNLDGTSCGSGTAVPSEPGQAVSINDHDGNRAPARHPSTSSAARTARLLCAFATGPRDRGVRELARTLGLGKSTVHRLLQTLTAEGLLDRDPADGTYRLSLMMCALGHAAATDLRLRTASAPVIDDLRNRCGDTVQLAIREGVDVCYVERRASYSGLRLVDTLWDLILIYDELLDGLGLDSVPVIGSSFGGMMACELAALRPDRVSDLVLIDPSGSGATTNRSRPT from the coding sequence GTGCGCCTGTCCGAGTTCGCTACATCTCGCCACCGCAAGAACCTCGACGGCACATCCTGTGGGTCAGGAACGGCAGTGCCGAGTGAACCGGGGCAGGCGGTGTCGATCAACGACCACGACGGGAACCGGGCGCCGGCCCGGCATCCTTCAACATCCTCGGCAGCCCGCACCGCGCGGCTGCTGTGCGCGTTCGCCACGGGGCCGCGCGACCGAGGCGTGCGTGAGCTGGCCCGCACCCTCGGTCTCGGGAAGAGCACCGTCCACCGGCTGCTGCAGACGCTCACTGCCGAGGGTTTGCTCGACCGCGATCCCGCCGACGGGACCTACCGATTGAGCCTCATGATGTGCGCGCTCGGCCACGCTGCCGCCACCGACCTGCGGCTGCGAACGGCCAGCGCCCCGGTGATCGACGACCTGCGCAACCGCTGCGGCGACACCGTGCAGCTCGCCATCAGGGAGGGTGTCGACGTGTGCTACGTCGAGCGGCGAGCGAGCTACAGCGGCCTGCGCCTCGTCGACACGCTGTGGGACCTCATCCTGATTTACGACGAACTCCTCGACGGGCTCGGGCTGGACTCGGTGCCGGTCATCGGCAGCTCGTTCGGCGGGATGATGGCCTGCGAGCTCGCCGCGCTGCGGCCAGACCGGGTCAGCGACCTCGTCCTCATCGACCCATCGGGCTCTGGCGCGACGACGAACCGGTCGCGCCCTACATGA
- a CDS encoding CaiB/BaiF CoA transferase family protein — protein sequence MEPADHSAPRRGPPVTSTPMLSGCLTGVRVLDLSSFLPGPFCTQILADLGATVIKVEGPRGDAARQLPGALHEAANRNKRSVVLDLKTDEGQVLGRALAAGADVLVEGFRPGVVDRLGMSYPAVRAVNPSIVYCSVSGFGQTGPLRAAPGHDVTYLAASGMLSVAGGWDDPPPRRPGVPVSDLAASTYAAIAILAALHQRRDTGGGAHLDLAITDAALSFASTRADRCLDDRATATQHLHPSNDLFEAADGVRIAIGAVEEHFWQRLAALLAEEVPALGDPRFGSADGRRTHGDDLVALLRRAVRTRPAADWLAAFAAADVPAHQVLSVGEARRSAHVQARGIVADSDRGRHVVFPVLRDGAVMGTVRSTAPELGAHTEQVLADLVAGREPWGP from the coding sequence GTGGAACCTGCTGACCACTCCGCCCCCCGCAGAGGCCCGCCGGTGACAAGTACGCCGATGCTGTCGGGGTGCCTGACCGGGGTGCGGGTGCTCGACCTGAGCTCCTTCCTGCCCGGCCCCTTCTGTACCCAGATCCTGGCCGACCTCGGCGCCACGGTCATCAAGGTCGAGGGACCGCGAGGAGATGCCGCGCGGCAACTGCCCGGCGCCCTCCACGAGGCAGCGAACCGCAACAAGCGCAGCGTCGTGCTCGATCTGAAGACCGACGAGGGGCAGGTGCTGGGTCGCGCCCTCGCCGCTGGGGCCGACGTGTTGGTCGAAGGGTTCCGCCCCGGGGTGGTCGACCGGCTCGGCATGTCCTACCCCGCGGTGCGCGCGGTCAACCCGTCGATCGTCTACTGCTCGGTGTCCGGGTTCGGGCAGACCGGCCCGCTGCGGGCGGCACCCGGTCATGACGTCACCTACCTCGCGGCCAGCGGCATGCTGTCCGTCGCGGGCGGTTGGGACGACCCGCCACCGCGCCGGCCCGGGGTGCCGGTCAGCGACCTGGCGGCATCCACCTACGCGGCCATCGCCATCCTCGCCGCGCTGCACCAGCGCCGGGACACCGGCGGCGGGGCCCACTTGGACCTGGCGATCACCGACGCGGCCCTCTCCTTCGCCAGCACCAGGGCCGACCGGTGCCTGGACGATCGCGCCACGGCGACCCAGCACCTGCACCCGTCGAACGACCTGTTCGAGGCCGCGGACGGGGTACGGATCGCGATCGGCGCCGTCGAGGAACACTTCTGGCAGCGGCTCGCCGCCCTGCTCGCCGAGGAGGTCCCGGCGCTCGGCGATCCCCGTTTCGGGTCGGCGGACGGGCGGCGCACGCACGGCGACGACCTCGTCGCGCTGCTGCGGCGCGCGGTGCGCACTCGACCCGCCGCAGACTGGCTCGCCGCGTTCGCGGCGGCCGACGTGCCCGCGCACCAGGTGCTGTCCGTCGGTGAGGCGCGCCGCTCCGCACACGTGCAGGCACGCGGCATCGTCGCGGACAGCGACCGTGGGCGGCACGTCGTGTTCCCCGTGCTGCGCGACGGCGCCGTGATGGGCACCGTGCGCAGCACGGCGCCCGAACTGGGCGCACACACCGAGCAGGTGCTGGCCGACCTGGTGGCCGGGAGGGAACCGTGGGGACCGTGA
- a CDS encoding sulfite exporter TauE/SafE family protein, with protein sequence MVLDLLAGSLVGAWLGATWATRLRSATLYRVLAVLLLVIAAVLLATHFATIPSPNLAGPAQIVVGVLAGVGIGVVAALMGVAGGELLIPTIVLLYGLDIRIAGSLSLAVSLPTMLVAFARYSRTHRVGLA encoded by the coding sequence GTGGTGCTCGACCTGCTCGCCGGGAGCCTGGTTGGGGCCTGGCTCGGCGCGACCTGGGCCACCCGGCTGCGTTCGGCCACGCTCTACCGGGTCCTGGCCGTGCTGCTGCTGGTGATCGCCGCGGTCCTGCTCGCCACCCACTTCGCCACGATTCCGTCCCCGAACCTGGCCGGGCCGGCGCAGATCGTGGTCGGCGTTCTGGCCGGTGTCGGGATCGGCGTGGTCGCGGCGTTGATGGGCGTCGCCGGTGGTGAGCTGCTGATCCCGACCATCGTGTTGCTCTACGGGCTTGACATCCGCATCGCCGGCAGCCTGTCCTTGGCCGTCTCGCTGCCCACGATGTTGGTCGCGTTCGCTCGCTACAGCCGCACCCACCGGGTCGGGCTGGCGTAG
- a CDS encoding YciI family protein, whose amino-acid sequence MAFFTVVWRYTDDIALIDEARGPHGAYLKDLIASGSLRIAGPFEDGTGGILVFEVADQAELKPLLDNDPYVARGVVVDTQIYPFKPVLGALAA is encoded by the coding sequence ATGGCGTTCTTCACCGTGGTGTGGCGCTACACCGACGACATCGCGCTGATCGACGAGGCGCGCGGCCCGCACGGGGCCTATCTCAAGGATCTGATCGCATCGGGTTCGTTGCGCATCGCCGGCCCGTTCGAGGACGGCACCGGAGGCATCCTCGTGTTCGAGGTCGCCGACCAGGCGGAGTTGAAGCCGCTGCTCGACAACGATCCCTACGTCGCGCGGGGCGTGGTCGTCGACACGCAGATCTACCCGTTCAAGCCGGTCCTAGGCGCATTGGCGGCTTGA
- a CDS encoding acyl-CoA dehydrogenase family protein: MSATAELSGTSGGEERELLRTTMAALLARHTAHAPEERAGSTADLWALLEESGMTLVSVPESAGGSGGELGDFAALAQTCGYHAASVPLVETTMLAGWALAAAGLTVPVGPLTVAPPTATATAALVPDGTGLRVHGQLCAVPWARATRHVVLLIALPGEPNGVVLAVIDPHDCVVEHGANLAGEPRDTLVLPAGGVACARLPAGGPDPFALTLRGALGRALLIVGSLRRVLDLTVRHAREREQFGRPINRFQAVQQQIAALAGAVEQAAAMAGLAVAVLDRGDAGSEAVMAAKICAAQAASVAITVGHQVHGAIGFTTEHELHLHTRRLMSWRDEYGDESEWSAELGARVANAGPGGLWNLLTTPPPAEARR; the protein is encoded by the coding sequence ATGTCCGCAACCGCCGAATTGTCCGGAACCTCTGGCGGTGAGGAGCGCGAGCTGCTCCGAACGACCATGGCGGCGCTGCTGGCCCGGCACACCGCCCACGCCCCGGAGGAGCGGGCGGGATCGACCGCGGACCTGTGGGCGCTGCTGGAGGAGTCGGGGATGACCCTCGTCTCCGTTCCGGAGTCCGCGGGCGGATCCGGGGGCGAACTGGGCGATTTCGCTGCGCTCGCGCAGACCTGCGGCTACCACGCTGCCTCGGTCCCGCTGGTGGAGACCACGATGCTCGCCGGGTGGGCATTGGCGGCGGCCGGGCTCACGGTGCCGGTCGGTCCGCTGACCGTCGCGCCGCCCACCGCGACCGCAACCGCCGCGCTGGTGCCCGACGGGACCGGCCTGCGCGTCCACGGCCAGCTGTGCGCGGTCCCCTGGGCCAGGGCTACCCGGCATGTCGTGCTCCTCATTGCCCTACCAGGAGAGCCGAACGGGGTCGTGCTCGCAGTGATCGACCCGCACGACTGCGTCGTCGAGCACGGCGCGAACCTTGCCGGTGAACCACGCGACACCCTCGTGCTACCCGCCGGCGGAGTCGCCTGCGCGCGGCTGCCCGCCGGCGGTCCGGACCCGTTCGCGCTCACGCTGCGGGGGGCGCTGGGCCGGGCGCTGCTCATTGTCGGTTCGCTGCGGCGAGTGCTCGACCTCACCGTCCGCCACGCGCGGGAGCGCGAGCAGTTCGGCCGGCCGATCAACCGGTTCCAGGCTGTCCAGCAGCAGATCGCCGCGCTCGCGGGCGCCGTCGAGCAGGCGGCGGCCATGGCCGGGCTGGCCGTGGCGGTCCTCGACAGAGGCGACGCCGGCAGCGAGGCCGTGATGGCGGCGAAGATCTGTGCGGCGCAGGCCGCCTCGGTCGCGATCACCGTCGGGCACCAGGTGCACGGTGCGATCGGCTTCACCACCGAACACGAGCTGCACCTGCACACGCGCAGGCTGATGTCGTGGCGGGACGAGTACGGCGACGAGTCCGAGTGGTCCGCGGAGCTGGGCGCGCGGGTCGCGAACGCCGGCCCGGGCGGGCTGTGGAACCTGCTGACCACTCCGCCCCCCGCAGAGGCCCGCCGGTGA
- a CDS encoding cupin domain-containing protein — MAFDAKVVVTDRTGDGRSVFAKEARLEPSSVMVMPGSELYNIWGTGDGTPIVGAGDNPATVPFPFFPGPGGTRFIIVRFAPDSTPPTDAGMDEVVAEAEQKQPGLIGVFEPDAPGMHTTDSIDYGICVDGEIWLELDDGAEVHVTPGTCVVQQGTRHGWRNRSDRHCTMVYVLVGAERKSG, encoded by the coding sequence ATGGCGTTCGACGCCAAGGTGGTCGTCACCGACCGGACCGGCGACGGCAGGTCGGTGTTCGCCAAGGAGGCTCGACTCGAGCCGTCGTCCGTGATGGTCATGCCCGGGTCGGAGCTCTACAACATCTGGGGCACGGGTGACGGCACCCCGATCGTCGGCGCGGGTGACAACCCCGCGACGGTGCCGTTCCCGTTCTTCCCCGGGCCGGGCGGCACTCGGTTCATCATCGTGCGGTTCGCGCCCGACTCGACTCCGCCCACCGATGCCGGGATGGACGAGGTCGTAGCGGAGGCCGAGCAGAAGCAGCCCGGCCTGATCGGGGTGTTCGAGCCGGATGCCCCGGGGATGCACACCACGGACAGCATCGACTACGGGATCTGCGTGGACGGTGAGATCTGGCTCGAGCTCGACGACGGCGCCGAGGTGCACGTCACGCCGGGCACCTGCGTCGTGCAGCAGGGGACCCGGCACGGGTGGCGCAACCGCAGCGACCGGCACTGCACGATGGTCTACGTACTGGTTGGAGCCGAGCGCAAATCCGGCTGA
- a CDS encoding NIPSNAP family protein: MLFELREYTVVPGRLPALIARFNDHTLGLFDKHGFDVAFMSHTEFGENSLGEVVYAVRRESYQQMQDGWSKFLADPEWQRVKADSERDGPLNGAVRRRLLNTAPFDAGREA; this comes from the coding sequence ATGCTGTTCGAGCTGAGGGAGTACACGGTCGTGCCGGGCAGGCTGCCGGCCCTGATCGCCCGGTTCAACGACCACACGCTGGGGCTGTTCGACAAGCACGGCTTCGACGTCGCGTTCATGTCACACACCGAGTTCGGCGAGAACAGCCTCGGCGAGGTCGTATACGCCGTGCGCCGGGAGTCCTACCAGCAGATGCAGGACGGCTGGTCGAAGTTCCTCGCCGACCCCGAGTGGCAGCGGGTCAAGGCCGACAGCGAGCGGGACGGGCCGCTGAACGGGGCCGTGCGCCGCAGACTGCTCAACACCGCGCCGTTCGACGCCGGCCGGGAGGCGTAG